GCTGGGAACAGGGTCGCCGAGCCGATcgggtggcccgctcggccgaggcagaAAGCAGCAAAACTGTGAACAGTCAGCAGAGCACACGACCGAGAATCTCCCGAGCAGATCAGCACCTACGACCGGTCGGACGTGAGGAGACTGcagaccggccggacgctcggcaagGCGTAAGAAGAGACAAGGACTAGGggaacatctttttctgacagtggGCATGTTCTacgaccaggccatactcagaatcttacgacagagggttccgctgtcccatcagagacgtgctcggactgtagcagtatggtgtcaggaaagctcctctgacaagcccatactacggtatgggaaaggacacgtgtacacctcggtatgtgtgcactcacTTCTCCACacccctatataagggtcctcacccttcgccagaggtacgcaCTCTCGCATATTCGGagccacctctttgttgtccacttgcctgacttgagcgtcggagggtcgtcgccgggaaccccctcctggcccgacttccttgcaggttcgcaggaggTTCGTGCGGACGGTCAGAGAGCCACGTCAGCAGTTCgaagagcaccacgtgcccagcgtccgttgattcagcgttcggacaggatcaggtatGCTCGATCTTCTCCCCTTACTTCTCCTCTCTTAGCAATAACTTGGCAGCGGCCTCACAGGGAGAGATCTCGCTTTGGCTGCAACTTCGCAGTGAGATTTTGCCTGGGCTACTGCCTTGCAATGAGGTGGTGAGATTAGGCGTGACCTCAACAACGTGCCATGATCCCCATCGTAAATTTTAGCTACGCCACTGACTACAGCTAGTGGTGCATGAAGATTGTCTACTTTTTCTTTATCCTCTATGAATTCGGCATCGTTTGTTTTGTGAGAAAATAATCCTTCCACatcattagtttttttttatttttttatgatctTGATAATTGGTTATTACTCGGTCTACCTATTCTTATGGATCTAGATCATATTTTTATGGATCTCATCTAGATCTTATTTTTATGGATCTTATGGTTCGTGCTCTTATCATTTGTGATGCTATATAAAGAGTCGTAGAGGCATGTAGAAGATATCTCAGTGTAAGCTTTCCTTTCATAAGTGAAGTTCCTATTTGTCCTAttcttcttgtttcttcttgtgtgtTGTGTGCTTTGAGTGTGCTATCCTATCCGATTCTAGGccaacatttggtatcagagccttgacaGTAGAGAACACCCAAGAATCCACGATTCCACAAAAATGTCTGGCATCCCACAAGTTGCTGCGAAGGAGAACGGCGGAGTGCTATTTCCCTACCCGATGCTAAGCCCACACAATTACACTGTGTGGGCAATCAAGACAGAGGCGATTCTTAATGCCCAGGGAGTCTGGGAGACGGTGGAGCCAGCGGAAGGAGCCCAAGTAGATATAAAGAAGGACAAAAAGGCGCGTGCATTCATCTTGCAATGTATCCACGAAGACATCCTTCTCCAGATTGCAAACAAGAAGACGACGAAGGAAGTCTGGGACAGCCTCAAGACGAGGTACCTTGGTAGTGATCGGGTGAAGAAGGCACGCGTACAAACGTTGAAGAGTGAGTTTGACGCCCTCCGGATGAAGGAGACCGACacgattgatgagtttgctggcaaactcaGCGCTATGAGCAGCAAGTTCTCCGCTCTTGGTGCCACGCTTGAAGATTCATCTTTGGTAAAGAAGTTACTTGATTCTGTCCCTGATAAGTTTTTCTCTATTGTTGCCGGCATTGAGCAGTTTCATGATATTGAGACGATACCATTTGAGGAGACTATTGGGCGACTGAAAGCGTACGAAGAACGAACACTACGTCTACGTGGCAACACCAACAGCACTGAAGGTGAGCTCCTACTTACTCATGCCGAATGGCAAATGCGGCAGAAGAGGGGAAACGTGGACACTTCGTCAGGAGGCAAGGGGCGTGGGTCCAGCAACCCTAGTCGTAGCAAATGGCGTGGGCGTGGGCGAGGGCGCGGTCGTGGCCGTGGTACGCGAGCCAAAACAGTGCAGGAGGCACTAGCAGCAACGGCAGAGACACTCATGACAAGAGTCATATAAAGTGTTTCAATTGTGAGAAAATGGGGCATTATGCGTCCGAGTGCTACAACAAGCGTCGTGATgatgaggctcacctcacttACGCCACCGATGAAGAGCCAACACTGATGATGACCGTGTCCCACGAGGAGTCTTACACTAGGCGTGAGCGGCAGGATATCATTCTACTCAGTGAAGATAGGTTCCTACCAGAGATGTATCGCAGCGTTGAGAAAGGAGAAGATAAAGACGTCTGGTACCTTGACAACGGTGCCAGCAACCACATGACTGGCCATCGtgagaagtttcaagaactagatgaaaccatcaccgggagggtgaggtttggcgatggatcaaccattgagatcatgggcaaggggacggttgtgttcgaatgcaagaaCGACGACCAGAAGGCTCTCCACGAGGTATACTACATTCCTaaactttgtagtaatatcataagtcttGGTCAATTGACAGAAGCTAAGAATGAAGTGCATATGAAAGGAGATACCATGAAGGTAATTGATAGGAGCGGGAAGCTCTTGATGCTGATAAAGCGAACACAAAATCGCTTGTACAAGATAACCTTGAAAATATTCAAGTAAGCCTGTCTCCTAGCAAGACTAGAAGACCCAACCTGGCTACGGCACATGCAAAGTAGCGAACCAGCAGTGTGCGGGACACTGTCCATGTGCAAGTCTGCAGGAGGCAGACTTGGCATACATCCGAGTCGGGCATGTGCACAAGGCATGCCAAGCAGAGCGGCAGTGCAAGGCTACCCAAGCCCAAGTCTTACAAGAGGAAGACTTGGCAACCCAACAAGTCTGGCATGGGCGCAAGCCATACCAAGCAGAGGATTGGCAGTGCGTTAGGCACGTTCCAAGCCCAAGTTTGCAGGAGGAGAACTTGGCAGCGAAACAAGCGTGGCAGGTATGCAACATATACCAAGAAGCAAAGGCGGACAGATGAACTTGTCCGTTGTGCGAGCAAATGGACTTGCTCGTGTTGCCAAGAGAACTAATAGACGAGACTTGTTCGTGGTGTCGAAGAGATCAAGTTGTGGgccaagcacttggtgtgcaaatAGACTTTGGCGCGGGGCCAAAGAAGCGAAGTCATGGATAACGCAGACAGATGGACTTGCTCGTGGTGTAGACAGATGGACTGCCCATGATGTCAAGGTGGACAAATTGTGGTTGATTTCGTTAATACCGGAGAACAAAGATGGACTGCCCGTGGTGCCATGCGACAACTACTCGGCTCCGTGACTTAGAACCATGTCAGGATTAGAGGGAGTAATGTGAGAAAATAATCCTTCCacgtaattagttttttttttattttttttattatcttgatAATTGGTTATTACTCGGTCTACCTATTCTTATGGATCTAGATCATATTTTTATGGATCTCATCTaaatcctatttttatggatctcatctagatcctatttttatggatcttgTGGTTCGTGCTCTTATCATTTGTGATGCTATATAAAGAGTCGTAGAGGCATGTAGAAGATATCTCGGTGTAAGGTTTCCTTTCATAAGTGAAGTTTCTATTTGTCCTAttcttcttgtttcttcttgtgtgtTGTGTACTTTGGGTGTGCTATCCTATCCGATTCTAGGCCAACATGTTTTCTAATGTTTTTGACTTTTTTGTTTGGTCCCGGGAAAAAAAATGATACTTAGCCAAATTCTAATTCTGTTTTCTTCTAAGCAAAAGGTTTGAGAATATGACTAAGAATTTCTACAACCTTTTTCAGTTAGAGACATAACAATCCCATAGTTGATCATCGTGTCATCCTATTTTTTTCAATTTGATTTCCTCTAAAGAAAtgacaaaaaataattttagtagACTATTATTATTGCTGATTTTTAAAGAGCTGGTTTATGAgatactctattttttttttcattttaatttttctatgccAAATTTGTGATGAGATAATAAAGCTTAAATAcaattatataatattttatatttttttggatTATGTATTGAATTTTAATTGGATAAATGAGACAAGTTATGAAAATTGTATCTTATGTTATCTAtatattctttaattttttttcacagCCCCATTTAACTTAGAGACGGATAATCATGGACACCTaaaatgaacataattaaaatcattatttataATGTAAAATATAAACAATACCGTAATAACACATCTCTTATCAATAAATATAAACTAATTAACAGGGTTGAAAATGTTTAACATTGTCCATTAGAACGTTGACCGGATGAAATTCcatgaatattttttaatttatgctGGTATGAGAACTTTGATGGAATCAAGAAAGTCACAGTTCGAAATGTTGGACAAGCAAAAAAACAAAGGATTGTGATCAGGAGAAAAATCGCATGAAATTGACCaattagaaaataatatttacaaattataattttattatgaaaCTATTTATCTAGACGAATTACCGAAGATacttatatatggatgtttatttgctaagaataattattttatttatcatttgTGATTATTTGCAAAGATAAAGagggttctattttttttacCCCTAAAGTTAATTATCTATATTGTGCCCCATTTGCCAATATTTTTTCTTGCTCTTTTGTGAAATCCAATTGTTAtatgtgcatgttattatttttttttgtgccTTCGGGATAGATTAGTGGCTAGTGCATGAAGTGTTGTCATAATGAGGTCTGAGAATCAAATTCCGACTAGTAGCTGGGTTCTTGCCCTCCCCTATGCACTAGTCATTATTCGAGCTAGTAGCCCCTATGATTTACTTCCACTGCGTTAACCTAGAAATAGATTGATAGAAACGTTGGGAGTGAACGAATCACCTTTtatcataatattattatttctcttttatttcttcagaGAAC
The genomic region above belongs to Zingiber officinale cultivar Zhangliang chromosome 11A, Zo_v1.1, whole genome shotgun sequence and contains:
- the LOC122032813 gene encoding uncharacterized protein LOC122032813 produces the protein MSGIPQVAAKENGGVLFPYPMLSPHNYTVWAIKTEAILNAQGVWETVEPAEGAQVDIKKDKKARAFILQCIHEDILLQIANKKTTKEVWDSLKTRYLGSDRVKKARVQTLKSEFDALRMKETDTIDEFAGKLSAMSSKFSALGATLEDSSLVKKLLDSVPDKFFSIVAGIEQFHDIETIPFEETIGRLKAYEERTLRLRGNTNSTEEEGKRGHFVRRQGAWVQQP